The Methanobrevibacter sp. DNA window TTCCCAAGCAGTTCCTGGAGCTACGTCTCTTCTTTCTTCTCCTTTTTCAGTGTCAAATACGTATCCACAAATAGTACATTTGTATTCTGCCATGATTTTACCTCCAATAAATAATTAATAATA harbors:
- a CDS encoding rubredoxin, producing MAEYKCTICGYVFDTEKGEERRDVAPGTAWEDVPADFKCPLCGAVKTMFKAL